A section of the Bradyrhizobium oligotrophicum S58 genome encodes:
- the ppsA gene encoding phosphoenolpyruvate synthase: protein MTASGYIRWFKDLRIEHVPEVGGKTASLGELYSALASEGVRVPNGFALTAASYRDALRADGADDELRKLLAGLDKRRIADLAKRAAKARAIVFAATDRDDLRREVAQAYKQLEQEYGRGVAVAVRSSATAEDLPNASFAGQHESFLNIRGPKDLFEACRRCFASLYTDRAISYRIDNGFDHDKVALSVAVMKMVRSDLAASGVMFSLDTESGFRDVAFITGVYGLGETIVQGAVDPDEFYVHKPTFAAGFRSVLSRRLGAKDKRMVYAKAGARGVPTRTEATPPTERAKFCISDADVLELAQATITVEQHYSQKAGRPTPMDIEWAKDGRDGALYIIQARPETVASQRRPEAIETHVLKKTGKVLATGRAVGEKIAAGKIRLIRTAKDLRAFRPGEVLVAASTSPDWEPVMKTAAAIVTDHGGRTCHAAIIARELGVPAVVGTEDFTRRARTGAIVTVCCAEGDAGHVYEGALPFEVERIAIDKIDRPRTEIMVNLGNPELAFKTALLPNDGVGLARMEFIINQSIGIHPMALAAPNKVTAAKDRATIKRLTARYKKPADFFVERLSEGVGIIAAAFHPRPVIVRLSDFKTNEYASLIGGRDFEPKEENPMLGFRGASRYAHPAYAAGFALECAALKRVRDAMGLRNLKIMIPFCRRVEEARKVIAAMAEHGLVRGENGLEIYMMCEIPNNVILIDEFAKHFDGFSIGSNDLTQLTLGVDRDSDIVAFDFDERDPGLLAMLKLAVEGAHRNHRHVGICGEAPANYPDVARYLAELGIDSISVNPASIVHTMEVVRAAERELAPRAPQALAS from the coding sequence ATGACGGCATCCGGTTACATTCGTTGGTTCAAGGACCTTCGTATCGAGCACGTGCCGGAGGTCGGCGGCAAGACCGCCTCGCTCGGCGAGCTGTATTCGGCGCTGGCGTCGGAGGGCGTGCGCGTGCCCAACGGCTTCGCGCTGACGGCCGCCAGCTATCGCGATGCGCTGCGCGCTGATGGCGCGGACGACGAATTGCGCAAGCTGCTTGCCGGCCTCGACAAGCGCCGCATCGCCGATCTCGCCAAGCGGGCCGCCAAGGCGCGTGCGATCGTGTTCGCTGCCACCGACCGCGACGACCTGCGCCGCGAGGTCGCGCAAGCTTATAAGCAGCTGGAACAGGAATATGGCCGCGGCGTCGCCGTGGCCGTGCGCAGCTCGGCCACGGCGGAGGACCTGCCGAATGCGAGCTTCGCCGGCCAGCACGAGAGCTTCCTCAACATCCGCGGGCCGAAGGATCTGTTCGAGGCCTGCCGGCGCTGCTTCGCCTCGCTCTACACCGACCGGGCGATCTCCTACCGCATCGACAACGGCTTCGATCACGACAAGGTCGCGCTGTCGGTCGCCGTGATGAAGATGGTGCGCTCGGATCTCGCCGCGAGCGGCGTGATGTTCTCGCTCGACACCGAAAGCGGCTTTCGCGACGTCGCCTTCATCACCGGGGTCTATGGCCTCGGCGAGACCATCGTGCAGGGCGCGGTCGACCCGGACGAGTTCTACGTCCACAAGCCGACCTTCGCGGCCGGCTTTCGCAGCGTGCTGTCGCGCCGGCTTGGCGCCAAGGACAAGCGCATGGTCTACGCCAAGGCGGGCGCGCGCGGCGTGCCCACGCGCACGGAGGCGACGCCGCCGACCGAAAGGGCAAAATTCTGCATCAGCGATGCCGACGTGCTGGAGCTGGCGCAGGCGACCATCACAGTCGAGCAGCACTACTCGCAGAAGGCGGGCCGGCCGACGCCGATGGACATCGAATGGGCCAAGGACGGCCGCGACGGCGCGCTCTACATCATCCAGGCCCGGCCCGAGACGGTGGCCTCGCAGCGCCGGCCCGAGGCGATCGAAACGCACGTGCTGAAAAAGACCGGCAAGGTGCTGGCGACCGGCCGCGCCGTCGGCGAGAAGATCGCAGCCGGCAAGATCCGCCTGATCCGCACGGCCAAGGACCTGCGCGCCTTCCGGCCCGGCGAGGTGCTGGTCGCCGCATCGACCAGCCCGGACTGGGAGCCTGTGATGAAGACAGCGGCCGCGATCGTCACCGATCATGGCGGCCGCACCTGCCATGCCGCGATCATCGCCCGCGAGCTCGGCGTGCCCGCGGTGGTGGGCACGGAGGACTTCACCAGGCGCGCTCGGACGGGCGCCATCGTCACGGTCTGCTGTGCCGAGGGCGATGCCGGCCATGTCTACGAAGGCGCGCTGCCGTTCGAGGTCGAGCGCATCGCGATCGACAAGATCGACCGGCCGCGCACCGAGATCATGGTCAATCTCGGCAATCCCGAGCTCGCCTTCAAGACCGCGCTGCTGCCGAACGACGGCGTTGGCCTCGCGCGCATGGAGTTCATCATCAACCAGTCGATCGGCATCCATCCGATGGCGCTGGCGGCGCCCAATAAGGTCACGGCAGCGAAGGATCGCGCGACGATCAAGCGCCTGACCGCGCGCTACAAGAAGCCGGCCGATTTCTTCGTCGAACGGCTGTCCGAGGGCGTCGGCATCATTGCGGCGGCGTTCCACCCGCGCCCGGTCATCGTGCGTCTGTCGGACTTCAAGACCAACGAATATGCCAGCCTGATCGGCGGCCGCGACTTCGAGCCGAAAGAAGAAAACCCGATGCTCGGTTTTCGCGGCGCCTCGCGCTATGCGCACCCGGCCTATGCAGCCGGCTTTGCGCTGGAATGCGCGGCGTTGAAGCGGGTGCGCGACGCGATGGGATTGCGCAATCTGAAGATCATGATCCCGTTCTGCCGCCGCGTCGAGGAGGCGCGCAAGGTGATCGCGGCGATGGCCGAACACGGCTTGGTGCGTGGCGAGAACGGGCTCGAGATCTACATGATGTGCGAGATTCCGAACAACGTGATCCTGATCGATGAGTTCGCCAAGCACTTCGACGGCTTCTCGATCGGCTCCAACGATCTCACCCAGCTCACGCTCGGCGTCGACCGCGATTCCGACATCGTGGCGTTCGATTTCGACGAGCGCGATCCGGGCCTGCTGGCGATGCTGAAGCTGGCGGTCGAAGGCGCGCATCGCAATCATCGCCATGTCGGCATCTGCGGCGAGGCGCCCGCCAACTATCCGGACGTGGCGCGCTACCTCGCCGAGCTCGGCATCGACTCCATCAGCGTCAATCCGGCCAGCATCGTGCACACCATGGAGGTTGTCCGCGCGGCGGAGCGGGAGCTCGCCCCGCGCGCGCCGCAGGCACTGGCGAGCTAG
- a CDS encoding histone deacetylase family protein codes for MKAVYTELHRSHDPQFYLVRGIVKRTTEQPERADRLLAGLKAGHHELVAPLQFGQDARARVHSPEYLTFLEEAWDAWAALGDAGAEMIPNIHPVRNAGTYPSHIVGRLGWHTTDTSAPIGPGTWAGACAATDVAATAAQLLLDGEDAVYALCRPPGHHAYRDMASGFCFMNNSAIAAAHLRQRHERIAILDVDVHHGNGTQGIFYERPDVLTISIHADPAHYYPFVWGYAHERGDGAGLGANLNIPLALKSGDDTYLKAFETAAKTIHAFAPGALVVALGLDASEHDPLKGLAVTTPGFRRIGAAIARLGLPTVFVQEGGYLSDILGQNLTAVLAGFEEAR; via the coding sequence GTGAAGGCCGTCTACACCGAGCTGCATCGCAGCCACGATCCGCAATTTTATCTGGTGCGCGGCATCGTCAAGCGCACCACCGAGCAGCCCGAACGGGCGGATCGCCTGCTTGCAGGATTGAAGGCGGGCCATCACGAGTTGGTCGCGCCTCTCCAATTCGGCCAGGACGCCCGCGCGCGCGTGCATAGTCCGGAATATCTCACCTTTCTCGAGGAAGCCTGGGACGCCTGGGCCGCGCTCGGCGATGCCGGCGCGGAGATGATTCCGAACATCCATCCCGTGCGCAACGCAGGGACCTATCCGAGCCACATCGTCGGACGGCTCGGCTGGCACACCACCGACACGTCGGCGCCGATCGGGCCGGGGACGTGGGCCGGCGCCTGCGCTGCGACTGATGTCGCCGCGACCGCGGCGCAGCTGCTGCTCGACGGCGAGGACGCGGTCTACGCCTTGTGCCGGCCGCCGGGCCACCATGCCTATCGCGACATGGCGTCGGGCTTCTGCTTCATGAACAACTCCGCCATCGCGGCGGCGCATCTGCGTCAGCGCCATGAGCGCATTGCGATCCTCGACGTCGACGTTCATCACGGCAACGGTACGCAGGGCATCTTCTACGAACGTCCCGACGTGCTCACGATTTCCATCCACGCCGACCCGGCGCACTACTATCCCTTCGTCTGGGGCTACGCGCACGAGCGCGGCGACGGCGCAGGGCTGGGCGCGAACCTCAACATCCCGCTGGCGCTGAAGAGCGGCGACGATACCTATCTCAAGGCCTTCGAAACCGCGGCCAAGACGATCCACGCCTTCGCGCCGGGCGCGCTCGTCGTCGCGCTCGGCCTCGACGCTTCCGAGCACGATCCGCTGAAGGGACTTGCCGTGACGACGCCCGGCTTCCGGCGCATCGGCGCGGCGATCGCGCGGCTCGGCCTGCCCACCGTGTTCGTGCAGGAGGGCGGCTATCTCTCGGACATTCTCGGGCAGAACCTGACGGCCGTGCTGGCGGGGTTCGAAGAGGCGCGGTGA
- a CDS encoding MFS transporter — translation MSAIVSTAELRRSRVRLFIVTMLFLVTTVNYADRATLSIAGPSLSKELHLDPVAMGYVFSAFGWSYVLAQVPGGWLLDRFGSRWVYACSIVIWSVFTMMQGWIGFFSGGAAVAALFALRFMVGFAEAPSFPANARIVAAWFPSNERGTASAFFNSGQYFATVIFAPLMGWIAHEFGWRHVFTVMGALGILMGLLWIKTMYGPKEHPGINEAELDYIKEGGALVDMEGARDGKAAAGGPTWSHIGQLLSNRMMLGVYIGQYCINTLTYFFLTWFPVYLVKERGLSILQAGFVATLPALCGFIGGVLGGFISDAILRKTGSLTLARKIPIVGGMLLSMAIIGCNYVDGQALVVGLMALAFFGKGIGALGWAVVSDTSPKEAGGVSGGLFNTFGNLSSITTPIVIGYILSATGSFNGALVFVGVNALVAAFAYLFIVGRIQRVELRAS, via the coding sequence ATGAGCGCAATCGTATCCACGGCCGAATTGCGCCGATCGCGCGTCCGGCTGTTCATCGTGACCATGCTGTTCCTGGTCACGACCGTGAATTACGCCGACCGGGCGACCTTGTCGATCGCCGGACCTTCGCTGTCCAAGGAGCTGCATCTCGATCCGGTCGCGATGGGCTATGTGTTCTCCGCCTTCGGCTGGTCCTACGTGCTCGCGCAAGTGCCGGGCGGCTGGCTGCTCGACCGCTTCGGCTCGCGCTGGGTCTATGCCTGCAGCATCGTGATCTGGTCTGTTTTCACCATGATGCAGGGCTGGATCGGCTTCTTCTCCGGCGGAGCCGCGGTCGCGGCGCTGTTCGCGCTGCGCTTCATGGTCGGCTTCGCCGAGGCGCCGAGCTTTCCCGCCAATGCCCGCATCGTCGCAGCCTGGTTTCCGAGCAATGAGCGCGGCACCGCCTCGGCGTTCTTCAACTCCGGACAGTATTTCGCGACCGTGATCTTCGCGCCGCTGATGGGCTGGATCGCCCATGAGTTCGGCTGGCGCCATGTCTTCACCGTGATGGGCGCGCTCGGCATCCTCATGGGCCTGCTCTGGATCAAGACCATGTACGGGCCGAAGGAGCATCCGGGAATCAACGAGGCCGAACTCGACTACATCAAGGAAGGCGGCGCGCTGGTCGACATGGAAGGCGCGCGTGACGGCAAAGCCGCTGCGGGCGGTCCGACCTGGTCGCATATCGGCCAGTTGCTGTCGAACCGCATGATGCTCGGCGTCTATATCGGGCAGTACTGCATCAACACGCTGACCTACTTCTTCCTGACCTGGTTCCCGGTCTATCTGGTCAAGGAGCGCGGCCTGTCGATCCTGCAGGCGGGCTTCGTCGCGACCTTGCCTGCGCTGTGCGGCTTCATCGGCGGCGTGCTCGGCGGCTTCATCTCCGACGCCATCCTGCGCAAGACGGGATCGCTGACCCTCGCGCGCAAGATCCCGATCGTCGGCGGCATGCTGCTGTCGATGGCGATCATCGGCTGCAACTATGTCGACGGCCAGGCGCTGGTGGTCGGCCTGATGGCGCTCGCCTTCTTCGGCAAGGGCATCGGCGCGCTCGGCTGGGCGGTCGTCTCCGACACCTCGCCGAAGGAAGCCGGCGGCGTTTCCGGCGGGCTGTTCAACACCTTCGGCAACCTCTCCAGCATCACCACCCCGATCGTGATCGGCTACATCCTGTCGGCCACCGGCTCGTTCAACGGCGCGCTGGTGTTCGTCGGCGTCAACGCGCTGGTCGCAGCCTTCGCCTATCTCTTCATCGTCGGCCGCATCCAGCGCGTCGAGCTCCGAGCCTCCTGA
- the ku gene encoding non-homologous end joining protein Ku: MAPRAYWKGSLKLSLVSCPVVLYPASTSVEKTRFHLINRETGNRLKQQMVDSETGDIVEGEQKGRGYELSKGQYIEIEPEELEAVQIESNHTIDIDSFVPRDEIDQRYLNHPYYIAPDGKAAIDAFAVIRDAMKDQGRVALARIVLTNREHVIAIEPMGKGMLGTTLRFPYELRDEDEFFDDIKAPKITKDMVELAGHILQTKAGHFTPSEFKDQYETALKALVKRKASGKPIKPPEPEEKPDNVVSLMDALKQSLGKGGKKTARAAPRRSSAHRRPTKKAHRSSARHRKAG; encoded by the coding sequence ATGGCCCCCCGCGCCTATTGGAAAGGCTCGCTCAAACTATCCCTCGTCAGTTGCCCGGTGGTGCTCTATCCGGCGTCGACCTCGGTCGAGAAGACGCGCTTCCATCTGATCAACCGCGAGACCGGCAACCGGCTCAAGCAGCAGATGGTCGACTCTGAAACCGGCGACATCGTCGAGGGCGAACAGAAAGGCCGCGGCTACGAGCTGTCCAAGGGACAGTATATCGAGATCGAACCGGAGGAGCTGGAAGCCGTCCAGATCGAGAGCAACCATACGATCGACATCGACAGCTTCGTGCCGCGCGACGAGATCGACCAGCGGTATCTCAACCACCCCTACTACATCGCCCCCGACGGCAAGGCGGCGATCGACGCGTTCGCTGTCATCCGCGACGCGATGAAGGATCAGGGCCGCGTGGCGCTGGCACGCATCGTGCTGACCAACCGCGAGCACGTCATCGCCATCGAGCCGATGGGGAAGGGCATGCTCGGGACGACGCTGCGCTTCCCTTACGAGCTGCGCGACGAAGACGAATTCTTCGACGACATCAAGGCGCCGAAAATCACCAAGGACATGGTCGAGCTCGCCGGCCACATCCTGCAGACCAAGGCGGGGCATTTCACCCCCTCGGAGTTCAAGGACCAGTACGAGACCGCGCTCAAGGCGCTGGTGAAGCGCAAGGCCTCCGGCAAGCCGATCAAGCCGCCGGAGCCGGAGGAGAAGCCCGATAATGTGGTCAGCCTGATGGATGCGCTGAAGCAGAGCCTGGGCAAGGGCGGGAAGAAGACCGCACGTGCAGCACCACGGCGGTCGAGCGCGCACCGACGCCCGACGAAGAAGGCGCACCGTTCGTCAGCGCGGCACCGCAAGGCGGGGTGA